One genomic segment of Catalinimonas alkaloidigena includes these proteins:
- a CDS encoding GH92 family glycosyl hydrolase: MKYILNFTKFALLLLLMLWQVNVAVAQQKKQPLDYVNTLMGTDSEFTLSNGNTYPAVALPWGMNFWTPQTSDMGDGWGYKYDDYKIRGIKQTHQPSPWINDYAAFALMAMTGQPVFDEEERGSWFSHKAEIAKPHYYKVYLADYDVMVEVTPTERAAVFRFTFPESDSSYILLDAFNKGSKVSIDKAGRKIVGYCRNNSGGVPDNFHNYFVAEFSKDFTLTHTWEDSVMQENSTAAEGNHSGGFVGFPTTKGEVVTVKVASSFISPEQAALNLKREVGGADFDTILSRAEESWNKELSRIEVEGGTTEQKATFYSCLYRILLFPRKFYEFNAQDEMVHYSPYNGEVLPGYMFTDNGFWDTFRAVFPFFTLMYPEFNSNVMQGLVNTYKESGWLPEWASPGHRGSMIGSNSAVNIADSYLKGIRGYDIETLYEAMIKNTKSVGPIHSVGRYGADYYNELGYVPYDVGINENAARSLEYAFADFNIAELAKALGKPQKEVALYEKRAQNYHKLFDEETGLMRGKNEDGTFQQPFNPFKWGDAFTEGNSWHYSWSVFQDIEGLSQLMGGHDAFVNKLDSVFTLPPIFDDSYYGFPIHEIREMQIVNMGQYAHGNQPIQHMVYLYNYAGQPWKTQYHVRNVMNKLYTPYPDGYCGDEDNGQTSAWYVFSAMGFYPVTPGTQQYVLGSPVFERVTLHLPNGETFIIDAEGNDKETPYIEEASLNGQTYTRNYLEHDKILEGVTLKLEMSTQPAEGRGTEPDDFPFSMTKP, from the coding sequence ATGAAATATATTCTGAACTTCACGAAGTTTGCGTTACTATTGCTGCTCATGCTATGGCAGGTGAATGTGGCAGTGGCACAGCAGAAAAAGCAGCCCCTTGATTATGTAAATACCCTTATGGGTACCGATTCTGAGTTTACGCTCTCTAATGGAAATACCTACCCGGCAGTAGCGCTGCCCTGGGGTATGAACTTCTGGACGCCACAAACCAGCGACATGGGTGATGGCTGGGGATATAAATATGATGATTATAAAATCAGAGGGATTAAACAAACCCATCAACCCAGCCCGTGGATCAATGATTATGCAGCATTTGCACTGATGGCCATGACCGGTCAGCCGGTTTTTGACGAAGAAGAGAGAGGAAGCTGGTTTTCACACAAAGCTGAAATAGCCAAACCTCATTACTATAAGGTTTATCTGGCTGATTATGACGTAATGGTAGAAGTGACACCCACCGAAAGAGCAGCTGTATTTCGTTTTACGTTTCCTGAAAGTGATAGCTCTTACATACTACTGGATGCTTTTAACAAAGGCTCAAAAGTCAGTATTGACAAAGCTGGAAGAAAGATAGTGGGCTACTGCAGAAATAATTCAGGAGGGGTACCCGACAACTTCCACAACTACTTTGTGGCTGAATTTAGCAAAGACTTTACACTTACTCACACCTGGGAAGATAGTGTGATGCAGGAAAATAGTACTGCTGCGGAAGGTAATCATAGCGGTGGATTTGTAGGCTTTCCTACTACCAAAGGTGAAGTGGTGACGGTGAAAGTAGCATCATCCTTCATCAGCCCTGAACAGGCTGCGCTGAACCTTAAACGCGAAGTAGGAGGCGCCGATTTTGATACCATTTTGAGCCGGGCAGAAGAAAGTTGGAACAAGGAGTTGAGTAGAATAGAAGTAGAGGGTGGTACTACTGAGCAGAAAGCTACCTTTTACTCCTGCCTATATCGGATTTTGCTTTTCCCCCGTAAGTTTTATGAGTTCAACGCGCAGGATGAAATGGTGCACTACAGTCCCTATAATGGAGAAGTATTGCCCGGCTATATGTTTACCGATAATGGCTTCTGGGATACTTTCCGTGCCGTGTTTCCTTTCTTTACATTAATGTATCCTGAATTCAATAGTAATGTGATGCAGGGGCTGGTCAATACATATAAGGAGAGCGGTTGGCTACCAGAGTGGGCTAGTCCCGGACACAGAGGAAGCATGATTGGCTCCAACTCGGCAGTGAATATCGCTGACTCCTACCTGAAAGGAATTCGTGGTTACGATATTGAAACACTTTATGAAGCCATGATCAAAAATACCAAAAGTGTGGGCCCTATCCATTCAGTAGGTCGCTATGGCGCTGATTATTATAATGAGTTAGGCTATGTTCCCTACGATGTAGGTATTAATGAAAACGCTGCAAGGTCACTTGAGTATGCCTTCGCTGACTTCAATATCGCTGAACTGGCCAAAGCTTTGGGTAAACCCCAAAAGGAGGTAGCGCTATATGAAAAGCGGGCACAAAACTATCATAAGCTTTTTGATGAAGAAACCGGCTTGATGCGGGGAAAAAACGAAGATGGCACATTCCAGCAGCCTTTCAATCCTTTCAAATGGGGGGATGCTTTTACCGAAGGTAACAGTTGGCATTACAGCTGGTCGGTCTTTCAGGATATTGAAGGCTTAAGCCAATTGATGGGCGGGCACGATGCTTTTGTGAACAAGCTGGATTCAGTTTTTACGCTTCCACCCATATTTGATGATTCTTATTATGGCTTTCCGATTCACGAAATCCGTGAAATGCAGATTGTAAATATGGGGCAGTATGCACATGGCAACCAGCCTATACAGCATATGGTTTACCTCTATAATTATGCAGGACAGCCGTGGAAGACGCAGTACCATGTGCGTAATGTGATGAACAAACTATATACACCTTATCCGGATGGTTACTGTGGTGATGAAGATAATGGTCAGACATCTGCCTGGTACGTTTTTTCTGCGATGGGATTCTATCCGGTTACTCCCGGTACTCAGCAGTATGTGCTGGGTAGTCCGGTATTTGAGCGAGTGACATTGCACCTGCCCAATGGAGAGACTTTCATAATTGATGCTGAAGGTAACGACAAGGAAACCCCATACATTGAGGAGGCCAGCCTGAATGGACAGACTTATACGCGCAATTATCTTGAACATGATAAAATATTGGAAGGCGTTACGCTTAAGCTGGAGATGAGTACACAGCCTGCTGAAGGGAGAGGTACTGAGCCCGATGATTTTCCATTCTCCATGACTAAACCCTAA